In Deinococcus maricopensis DSM 21211, one genomic interval encodes:
- a CDS encoding ABC-F family ATP-binding cassette domain-containing protein, with amino-acid sequence MSLHLVGVAARHGDHPVFQNVTFTLPAGERAALIGENGSGKTTLLRVIAGLHAPDAGTVHVTGRAAYLEQAEHLSGATLLDAALPGAIRDARATFDAAAQALTDPTPDALARFADAEAAYQAAGGYDAETRARAVLTGLHLDPDAPAHALSGGQTRRALLARLLLTDADLLLLDEPTNHLDAAAQAWLAAYLRATPAACLIASHDRAFLDETCTRTLELERGTLTAYPGPYTEAMQVKATLRAAQARDHAAAQRKRAALTQEASRLHSAGESAGRFNPARAGNQAKILAKNKAESVSNTLASRARTLERRLERMDVVEKPYEDHRELRLDLPPMPPGPSEVATLSGVTFARADQIVLHDLTLHVRRGDRLALVGPNGSGKTTLLHLLTGNLTPDAGSVTRGAGLRVATLGQHADELERHATIADALLAANPALTRHQLHEVAAHLGLPGQPDRPLSALSGGQRTRLILARLSVTRAHLLLLDEPTNHLDARATDALEATLRAFPGTVVLATHDRRLIQNVATRVLRLPAAHEEAPQTPT; translated from the coding sequence ATGTCCCTGCACCTTGTGGGTGTCGCCGCACGCCACGGCGACCACCCGGTCTTCCAGAACGTCACCTTCACCCTGCCCGCCGGGGAACGCGCCGCATTGATCGGCGAGAACGGCAGCGGCAAGACCACGCTGCTGCGCGTCATCGCGGGCCTGCACGCGCCCGACGCGGGCACCGTGCACGTCACCGGCCGCGCCGCGTACCTCGAACAGGCCGAGCACCTCAGCGGCGCCACCCTGCTGGACGCCGCGCTGCCCGGCGCCATCCGCGACGCGCGCGCCACCTTCGACGCCGCCGCGCAGGCCCTCACCGACCCCACCCCGGACGCCCTCGCGCGCTTCGCCGACGCTGAGGCCGCGTACCAGGCCGCCGGCGGGTACGACGCCGAAACGCGCGCCCGTGCCGTCCTCACGGGCCTGCACCTCGACCCGGACGCGCCCGCGCACGCCCTGTCCGGCGGGCAGACCCGCCGCGCCCTGCTCGCGCGCCTGCTGCTCACGGACGCTGACCTGCTGCTGCTCGACGAACCCACCAACCACCTCGACGCGGCCGCGCAGGCGTGGCTCGCCGCGTACCTGCGCGCCACGCCCGCCGCGTGCCTCATCGCCTCCCACGACCGCGCGTTCCTCGACGAGACGTGCACGCGCACCCTCGAACTGGAACGCGGCACCCTCACCGCGTACCCCGGCCCGTACACCGAAGCGATGCAGGTCAAAGCCACGCTGCGCGCCGCTCAGGCCCGCGACCACGCCGCCGCCCAACGCAAACGCGCCGCGCTCACGCAGGAAGCGTCCCGGCTGCACTCCGCCGGCGAGAGCGCCGGACGGTTCAACCCCGCCCGCGCCGGCAACCAGGCGAAAATCCTCGCCAAGAACAAGGCCGAGAGCGTCAGCAACACCCTCGCCAGCCGCGCGCGCACGCTGGAGCGCCGCCTGGAACGCATGGACGTCGTCGAGAAACCCTACGAGGACCACCGCGAGCTCCGTCTGGACCTGCCGCCCATGCCGCCCGGTCCGAGCGAGGTGGCCACCCTGAGCGGTGTCACGTTCGCGCGCGCCGACCAAATCGTCCTGCACGACCTCACCCTGCACGTCCGCCGCGGCGACCGCCTCGCGCTGGTCGGCCCGAACGGCAGCGGCAAAACCACCCTGCTGCACCTCCTCACGGGCAACCTCACGCCCGACGCGGGCAGCGTCACGCGCGGCGCGGGCCTGCGCGTCGCCACGCTCGGGCAGCACGCCGACGAACTCGAACGGCACGCCACCATCGCCGACGCGCTCCTCGCCGCGAACCCCGCCCTCACCCGCCACCAACTGCACGAGGTCGCCGCGCACCTCGGCCTGCCCGGCCAGCCGGACCGCCCCCTGAGCGCCCTGTCCGGCGGGCAGCGCACCCGCCTGATCCTCGCGCGCCTCAGCGTCACCCGCGCGCACCTGCTGCTGCTCGACGAACCCACCAACCACCTCGACGCGCGCGCCACCGACGCCCTCGAAGCGACCCTGCGCGCCTTTCCCGGCACGGTCGTGCTCGCCACGCACGACCGCC
- a CDS encoding ATP-binding cassette domain-containing protein — translation MGALLQAQHLHVTLDGYAVLDDLSFSVQRGDLVHLRGPNGAGKSTLLRALAGLTERAGDITLDRHAPHTLAARARFAYVPDDAPLYDDLTVQEHVRFTALAYGVPEGPLLDALARFGLHDHLLPLPGGPVPRAAAEGGAGTHRRPRPAGHAARRTLQRSRRRP, via the coding sequence ATGGGCGCGCTCCTCCAGGCTCAACACCTGCACGTCACCCTCGACGGATACGCGGTCCTCGACGACCTCAGCTTTAGCGTGCAGCGCGGCGACCTCGTACACCTGCGCGGGCCGAACGGCGCTGGCAAAAGCACGCTGCTGCGCGCCCTCGCCGGCCTGACCGAACGTGCCGGCGACATCACCCTCGACCGGCACGCCCCGCACACCCTCGCCGCCCGCGCGCGCTTCGCATACGTCCCCGACGACGCCCCCCTGTACGACGACCTGACCGTCCAGGAACACGTCCGGTTCACTGCCCTCGCGTACGGCGTCCCCGAAGGCCCCCTGCTGGACGCGCTCGCGCGGTTCGGCCTGCACGACCACCTTCTGCCGCTGCCCGGCGGCCCTGTCCCGCGGGCAGCGGCAGAAGGTGGCGCTGGCACTCACCGTCGGCCTCGCCCGGCCGGTCACGCTGCTCGACGAACCCTTCAACGCTCTCGACGCCGCCCGTGA
- a CDS encoding M48 family metallopeptidase, with amino-acid sequence MNSSPRPAALRLRIALALLLMVLFYLLALGIAAALLSIPYWEWTTLHRVDLKLALFGLLGGGVVLYSIIPRRETFQAPGPQVTPATQPQLFRELRRVASATGQRMPDEVYLLPDVNAWVADYGRRRILAIGLPLMHLLTVSQFRAVLAHEFGHYSGGDTRLGAWIYRVRKSMARTVHELNEFGHILRHPFRWYTLGFLKLTYAISRAQEFEADRVAARVTSPQALMDGLQRVHSGGPAFAHYWQTETVPVLRSGYRAPLGLGFMHYLQTPDVAQWLETHQERAQAASSDPFDTHPTLTERLRAAARLPKRSAPDTDPPADTLLQDTESAEHALLQFLMEHRQELQPVEWADIGTQVWAPQWRERREHLREHLRGLTARDLPELARNPHTWTARRQRLAERGMDDNQTQASAWAAIGAALADAGVRAGFHVHALPGEAITLERGTDRFEPFQLTGGLAHGHVTPEAFVDALNRVGLADVDLGDTGA; translated from the coding sequence ATGAACTCGTCCCCCCGACCGGCCGCCCTGCGCCTCCGCATTGCCCTCGCGCTGCTGCTGATGGTGCTCTTCTACCTGCTCGCCCTCGGCATTGCCGCCGCGCTGCTGTCCATCCCGTACTGGGAATGGACGACCCTGCACCGCGTCGACCTGAAGCTCGCCCTGTTCGGCCTGCTCGGCGGCGGCGTCGTCCTCTACAGCATCATTCCGCGCCGCGAAACCTTCCAGGCGCCCGGCCCGCAGGTCACGCCCGCCACGCAACCGCAACTGTTCCGGGAGCTGCGCCGCGTCGCCAGCGCCACCGGGCAGCGCATGCCCGACGAGGTGTACCTCCTGCCCGACGTGAACGCCTGGGTCGCCGACTACGGCCGCCGCCGCATCCTCGCCATCGGCCTGCCGCTCATGCACCTCCTCACGGTCTCGCAGTTCCGCGCAGTCCTCGCGCACGAATTCGGGCACTACAGCGGCGGCGACACCCGCCTCGGCGCGTGGATCTACCGCGTGCGCAAAAGCATGGCCCGCACCGTGCACGAACTCAACGAATTCGGGCACATCCTCCGCCACCCGTTCCGCTGGTACACCCTCGGGTTCCTGAAACTCACGTACGCCATCAGCCGCGCGCAGGAATTCGAAGCGGACCGCGTCGCCGCGCGCGTCACCAGCCCACAGGCCCTCATGGACGGCCTGCAGCGCGTCCACAGCGGCGGACCCGCCTTCGCGCACTACTGGCAGACCGAAACGGTGCCGGTGCTGCGCAGCGGCTACCGCGCGCCGCTCGGCCTGGGCTTCATGCACTACCTGCAGACGCCGGACGTGGCGCAGTGGCTCGAAACGCACCAGGAGCGCGCCCAGGCCGCCAGCAGCGACCCGTTCGACACGCACCCGACCCTCACCGAGCGCCTGCGCGCCGCCGCTCGCCTCCCGAAACGCAGCGCGCCCGACACCGACCCGCCCGCTGACACGCTCCTGCAGGACACCGAAAGCGCCGAGCACGCGCTCCTGCAGTTCCTGATGGAGCACCGGCAGGAACTGCAACCCGTCGAATGGGCGGACATCGGCACGCAGGTGTGGGCGCCGCAGTGGCGTGAGCGGCGCGAGCACCTCCGTGAGCACCTGCGCGGCCTCACCGCCCGCGACCTGCCGGAGCTCGCCCGCAACCCCCACACCTGGACGGCCCGCCGCCAACGCCTCGCGGAGCGTGGCATGGACGACAACCAAACGCAGGCGAGCGCCTGGGCGGCCATCGGCGCTGCCCTCGCGGACGCGGGCGTGCGCGCCGGCTTCCACGTGCACGCCCTGCCCGGCGAGGCGATCACCCTGGAACGCGGCACCGACCGATTCGAGCCGTTCCAGCTGACCGGCGGGCTCGCGCACGGGCACGTGACCCCCGAAGCGTTCGTGGACGCCCTGAACCGCGTGGGCCTCGCGGACGTCGACCTCGGCGACACCGGCGCGTAA
- a CDS encoding AraC family transcriptional regulator — protein sequence MLNGMPYRETPPHPALRGLVRTYWSVEEQHTPHTQDHHFMPERTVRLTFYSGDAHVGTPGADDLTRLPPTYVLGLHRTPLRVVSVGFMRALGVELYPWGAQQLLGWTDGDDPTLAPARDPTLTRLGAQVRALLTLGAWEDARGHVETWLLARARTNARAPGIGVQAATHLYASLGAARITDLADTANVSVRHLERQFRAEVGVTPKVLARLIRFEEAHNRLWQQPDVPLAALAVDLGFADQAHFTREFRAFAHATPARLAQHLRHLSTFHVHM from the coding sequence ATGCTGAACGGGATGCCGTACCGCGAGACGCCGCCCCACCCCGCCCTGCGCGGGCTCGTCCGCACGTACTGGTCGGTCGAGGAGCAGCACACGCCCCACACGCAGGACCACCACTTCATGCCGGAACGCACGGTGCGCCTCACGTTCTACAGCGGCGACGCGCACGTCGGCACGCCCGGCGCGGACGACCTGACGCGCCTCCCGCCCACGTACGTGCTGGGCCTGCACCGCACGCCGCTGCGCGTGGTGTCCGTGGGCTTCATGCGCGCGCTGGGCGTGGAGCTCTACCCGTGGGGCGCGCAGCAGCTGCTCGGCTGGACCGACGGCGACGACCCCACCCTCGCTCCCGCGCGCGACCCCACCCTCACGCGCCTCGGCGCGCAGGTCCGCGCGCTCCTCACGCTCGGCGCGTGGGAGGACGCGCGCGGGCACGTCGAAACGTGGCTGCTCGCGCGCGCCCGCACGAACGCCCGCGCGCCCGGCATCGGCGTGCAGGCCGCCACGCACCTGTACGCCTCGCTCGGCGCCGCGCGCATCACTGACCTGGCGGACACGGCGAACGTCAGCGTCCGCCACCTGGAACGGCAGTTCCGCGCGGAAGTCGGCGTGACGCCCAAGGTCCTCGCGCGGCTCATCCGCTTCGAGGAGGCGCACAACCGCCTGTGGCAGCAGCCGGACGTGCCGCTCGCCGCGCTCGCCGTGGACCTGGGGTTCGCGGACCAGGCGCACTTCACGCGGGAGTTCCGGGCGTTCGCGCACGCCACCCCTGCGCGGCTCGCGCAGCACCTCCGTCACCTGTCCACCTTTCACGTGCACATGTGA
- a CDS encoding phosphodiester glycosidase family protein, with protein MKRAALPALLLLSACAPRADALTFTSLTYRGTPYTVVGVDPRRDRLQLHWRGPNGEVYGTFGAVRDALKARGERLLFATNSGIYAPGLRPLGLHVENGRTLVPINNARSGGNFALLPNGVFWLKGARAGVTETGAFKRANLQPTYATQSGPLLVQGGRLHPEFNARSTSFKVRSGVGVCTDGTVKFVISDAPVNFYAFAVFFRDRLRCPDALYLDGSISAMDAPKLNRNDQLVAFAGIWTVTAR; from the coding sequence GTGAAGCGCGCCGCCCTCCCCGCCCTGCTGCTCCTCAGCGCCTGCGCCCCCCGCGCCGACGCCCTCACCTTCACGAGCCTCACCTACCGCGGCACGCCGTACACCGTCGTCGGCGTGGACCCCCGCCGCGACCGGCTGCAACTGCACTGGCGCGGCCCGAACGGCGAGGTGTACGGCACCTTCGGCGCCGTACGTGACGCCCTGAAGGCCCGCGGGGAACGGCTGCTGTTCGCCACGAACAGCGGCATCTACGCGCCCGGCCTGCGCCCCCTGGGGCTGCACGTCGAGAACGGCCGGACGCTCGTGCCCATCAACAACGCCCGGTCCGGCGGGAATTTCGCGCTCCTCCCGAACGGCGTGTTTTGGCTCAAGGGCGCCCGCGCGGGCGTAACCGAAACGGGCGCGTTCAAACGTGCGAACCTGCAACCGACGTACGCCACGCAGTCCGGGCCGCTGCTCGTGCAGGGCGGACGCCTGCACCCCGAATTCAACGCGCGCAGCACCAGCTTCAAGGTGCGCAGCGGCGTCGGCGTGTGCACGGACGGCACCGTGAAGTTCGTCATCAGCGACGCGCCCGTGAACTTCTACGCGTTCGCGGTGTTCTTCCGTGACCGCCTGCGCTGCCCGGACGCGCTGTACCTCGACGGCAGCATCAGCGCCATGGACGCCCCGAAACTCAACCGCAACGACCAGCTCGTGGCGTTCGCGGGCATCTGGACCGTCACCGCCCGCTGA
- a CDS encoding prolyl oligopeptidase family serine peptidase, with protein sequence MNNQELTGAAPAARRTEHVDEYHGERVPDPYRWLEDAENAEISAWVDAQNAHTEAFLSASPDREAFRERLADLWDFPKPGTPWRRGARYFRTHNDGLRNQPELQVADAPRGPWRTVLDANTLSDDGTVALMQVHVHHDGARLAYATQQGGSDWLTWRVRDVDTGEDLPDVVQWSKFSGAAWLPDGSGFLYSAYDAPASGEAYVSVNLHQKLYLHRLGTPQADDELLLARPDQPEWGFEARIMRDTGRLIVSVWKGTLRQNLLWWRDLGADGAFHELVGDFHASYDVVGMDGSTLYVLTDEDAPTGRLIAWDLSTGERRDVIAASADTLHTVAVARDALVTVSLRDARDRLVIHDRRGTPLREVHLPDLASVLEVNATADDPDVFLTLTSFISPPTPHHLRVPDGALEGLADIPLAFDPAAFEVRQDFARSRDGTRVPYFTVRRRDLTPGTPHPTLLYGYGGFNHSLLPSFSLQTVAWVERGGVYVSANLRGGSEYGRAWHQAGTRERKQNVFNDFIAVAEDLIERGVTTPARLAINGGSNGGLLVGACLTQRPDLFGAAIPMVGVLDMLRYHQFTIGWAWASDYGTSDDPDGYRTLRRYSPLHNVQPGTAYPPTLITTGDHDDRVVPAHSYKFAAALQHAQAGHAPILLRVGRQAGHGAGKPTHLKIEEQADILAFLAATVGQNHTP encoded by the coding sequence GTGAACAACCAGGAACTGACGGGCGCGGCCCCCGCCGCGCGCCGCACCGAACACGTCGACGAGTACCACGGAGAGCGCGTCCCGGACCCGTACCGCTGGCTGGAGGACGCCGAGAACGCAGAAATCAGCGCGTGGGTGGACGCGCAGAACGCGCACACCGAAGCGTTCCTGTCGGCCAGCCCCGACCGCGAGGCGTTCCGCGAGCGGCTCGCGGACCTGTGGGACTTCCCGAAGCCCGGCACGCCCTGGCGGCGCGGCGCGCGGTACTTCCGCACGCACAACGACGGGCTGCGCAACCAGCCGGAACTGCAGGTCGCGGACGCGCCCCGCGGGCCGTGGCGCACTGTGCTGGACGCCAATACCCTCAGCGACGACGGCACCGTCGCGCTCATGCAGGTGCACGTGCACCACGACGGCGCGCGCCTCGCGTACGCCACGCAGCAGGGCGGCAGCGACTGGCTCACCTGGCGCGTCCGCGACGTCGACACCGGCGAGGACCTCCCGGACGTCGTGCAGTGGAGCAAGTTCAGCGGCGCCGCGTGGCTGCCAGACGGCAGCGGCTTCCTGTACAGCGCTTACGACGCGCCCGCGAGCGGCGAGGCGTACGTGAGCGTGAACCTCCACCAGAAGCTGTACCTGCACCGCCTCGGCACGCCCCAGGCGGACGACGAACTGCTCCTCGCGCGGCCCGACCAGCCCGAATGGGGCTTTGAGGCGCGCATCATGCGCGACACCGGGCGCCTGATCGTGTCCGTCTGGAAGGGAACGCTGCGCCAGAACCTGCTGTGGTGGCGGGACCTCGGCGCGGACGGCGCGTTCCACGAACTCGTCGGGGACTTCCACGCGAGCTACGACGTCGTCGGCATGGACGGCTCCACGCTGTACGTCCTCACTGACGAGGACGCCCCCACCGGGCGGCTGATCGCCTGGGACCTCAGCACCGGCGAGCGGCGCGACGTGATCGCCGCCAGCGCCGACACCCTCCACACCGTCGCCGTCGCCCGCGACGCGCTCGTCACCGTGAGCCTGCGCGACGCGCGCGACCGCCTCGTCATCCACGACCGCCGCGGCACGCCCCTGCGCGAAGTGCACCTCCCGGACCTCGCGTCCGTGCTGGAGGTCAACGCCACCGCCGACGACCCGGACGTGTTCCTGACCCTCACCAGCTTCATCTCGCCGCCCACCCCGCACCACCTGCGCGTCCCAGACGGCGCCCTGGAAGGCCTCGCGGACATCCCGCTCGCGTTCGACCCGGCCGCGTTCGAGGTGCGGCAGGACTTCGCGCGCAGCCGCGACGGCACCCGCGTCCCGTACTTCACGGTGCGCCGCCGCGACCTCACGCCCGGCACGCCGCACCCCACGCTCCTGTACGGCTACGGCGGCTTCAACCACAGCCTGCTCCCCAGCTTCTCCCTGCAGACCGTCGCGTGGGTGGAACGCGGCGGCGTGTACGTGAGCGCGAACCTGCGCGGCGGCAGCGAGTACGGCCGCGCGTGGCATCAGGCGGGCACCCGCGAACGCAAACAGAACGTCTTCAACGACTTCATCGCCGTCGCCGAGGACCTGATCGAGCGCGGCGTCACCACCCCCGCGCGCCTCGCCATCAACGGCGGCAGCAACGGCGGCCTGCTGGTCGGCGCGTGCCTCACGCAACGCCCGGACCTGTTCGGCGCGGCCATCCCCATGGTGGGCGTCCTCGACATGCTCCGCTACCACCAGTTCACCATCGGGTGGGCGTGGGCGTCCGACTACGGCACCAGCGACGACCCCGACGGCTACCGGACGCTGCGGCGCTACAGTCCCCTGCACAACGTCCAGCCGGGCACCGCGTACCCGCCGACACTCATCACAACCGGCGACCACGACGACCGCGTCGTTCCCGCGCACTCGTACAAGTTCGCGGCGGCCCTCCAGCACGCGCAGGCGGGCCACGCGCCCATCCTGCTGCGCGTCGGCCGGCAGGCCGGGCACGGGGCCGGGAAACCCACGCACCTGAAAATCGAGGAGCAGGCGGACATCCTCGCGTTCCTCGCCGCCACCGTCGGGCAGAACCACACGCCCTGA
- a CDS encoding peptidylprolyl isomerase: protein MNKLLMLALLAADGAHAAWVPVKPLSDTPVRTFKAPAWVIDPARNYRAVLNTTRGNVTLQFTPQAAPKAVNNFVFLALNHFYDGTRFHRVIDGFMAQGGDPNSADAAKKTAWGQGGPGYGFFVELDPALRFDAAGVLGMARSQSYFSQGSQFFITLAPATFLNDQYTVFGRVVEGMDVLQKLTRTATSGQGGETAIQDAVPDTLSGVTILVEEADK from the coding sequence GTGAACAAACTGCTGATGCTGGCCCTTCTGGCCGCCGACGGCGCCCACGCCGCCTGGGTGCCCGTCAAGCCGCTGTCGGACACGCCCGTGCGCACGTTCAAGGCGCCCGCGTGGGTGATCGACCCGGCCCGTAACTACCGCGCGGTTCTGAACACCACGCGCGGGAACGTCACCCTGCAGTTCACGCCGCAGGCCGCGCCGAAGGCCGTGAACAACTTCGTGTTCCTCGCGCTGAACCACTTCTACGACGGCACGCGCTTCCACCGCGTGATCGACGGGTTCATGGCGCAGGGCGGCGACCCGAACAGCGCGGACGCCGCGAAGAAGACCGCGTGGGGTCAGGGCGGCCCGGGGTACGGGTTCTTCGTGGAGCTCGACCCGGCGCTGCGGTTCGACGCGGCGGGCGTGCTGGGCATGGCGCGTTCGCAGAGCTACTTCTCGCAGGGCAGCCAGTTCTTCATCACGCTGGCGCCCGCGACGTTCCTGAACGACCAGTACACGGTGTTCGGCCGCGTCGTGGAGGGCATGGACGTCCTTCAGAAGCTCACGCGTACCGCCACGAGCGGGCAGGGCGGTGAGACGGCCATTCAGGACGCCGTGCCGGACACGCTGAGCGGCGTGACCATCCTGGTTGAGGAGGCGGACAAGTGA
- a CDS encoding threonine aldolase family protein, translating to MIVDLRSDTVTTPTPEMRRAMSEAVVGDDVYGEDPTVNELQAEAARTLGFEAALFMPSGSMTNQVAIAVHTGRGEEVICAEGSHIYEWELGMMAAFSGVVPRFVPAPLGVPDPDDVRLAVRHSVHQSPSGLISLENTHNKAGGTVIPLNVMHAIRGVADAEGLPLHLDGARVFNAAAALNVDIAEVVRPFHSVSVCLSKGLGAPVGSVLLGTRDFIRRAHRYRKMLGGGMRQAGILAAAGLIALREGPARLAEDHRRTRELAVALLDAGYDVNLAAVQTNIIYVNMPEAQLQVGAWEQQGVRASALGPTSVRFVLHHQITDEHLARAIEVLTKQVPVA from the coding sequence GTGATCGTCGACCTGCGCAGCGATACGGTCACGACGCCCACGCCGGAGATGCGGCGCGCCATGAGCGAGGCGGTCGTCGGCGACGACGTGTACGGCGAGGACCCGACCGTCAACGAGCTGCAGGCGGAAGCGGCGCGCACCCTGGGGTTCGAGGCGGCGCTGTTCATGCCGAGCGGCAGCATGACGAACCAGGTGGCAATCGCGGTGCACACCGGGCGCGGCGAGGAGGTCATCTGCGCGGAGGGCAGCCACATCTACGAGTGGGAACTCGGGATGATGGCGGCGTTCAGCGGCGTGGTGCCGCGCTTCGTGCCGGCGCCGCTCGGCGTGCCGGACCCGGACGACGTGCGCCTCGCGGTGCGGCACAGCGTGCACCAGTCCCCGTCGGGCCTGATCAGCCTGGAGAACACGCACAACAAGGCGGGCGGGACGGTCATTCCGCTGAACGTGATGCACGCCATTCGCGGCGTTGCGGACGCGGAGGGGCTGCCGCTGCACCTGGACGGCGCGCGCGTGTTCAACGCGGCGGCGGCGCTGAACGTGGACATCGCGGAGGTCGTGCGGCCGTTCCATTCGGTGAGCGTGTGCCTCAGCAAGGGGCTGGGCGCGCCGGTGGGGAGCGTGCTGCTGGGCACGCGCGACTTCATTCGCCGCGCGCACCGTTACCGCAAGATGCTGGGCGGCGGCATGCGCCAGGCGGGGATTCTCGCGGCGGCGGGCCTGATCGCGCTGCGTGAAGGGCCGGCGCGGCTCGCGGAGGACCACCGCCGCACGCGCGAACTGGCGGTGGCGCTGCTGGACGCCGGGTACGACGTGAACCTCGCGGCGGTGCAGACGAACATCATTTACGTGAACATGCCTGAAGCGCAGCTGCAGGTGGGCGCGTGGGAGCAGCAGGGCGTGCGGGCGAGCGCGCTCGGGCCGACGAGCGTGCGGTTCGTGCTGCACCACCAGATTACGGATGAGCACCTCGCGCGCGCGATTGAGGTGCTGACGAAGCAGGTGCCGGTCGCGTGA
- a CDS encoding mismatch-specific DNA-glycosylase encodes MSAERTPEGYLVPDVLAPGLTLVLVGTAPSQISARARAYYANPSNKFWASLFQAGITPRQFQPREYPELLALGVGLTDVAKRHSGVDAALPDEAWAPTELQEKIRTYAPRLVAFTSKRAASEATGVPTGRIPYGLQAGSFEGAEPWVLPSPSPLGHNHFQIGPWVALGERYRALRGS; translated from the coding sequence GTGAGTGCGGAGCGTACGCCCGAGGGGTACCTGGTGCCGGACGTGCTCGCGCCGGGCCTGACGCTGGTGCTGGTGGGGACGGCGCCCAGCCAGATCAGCGCCCGGGCGCGCGCGTACTACGCGAATCCCAGCAACAAGTTCTGGGCGTCGCTGTTCCAGGCGGGCATCACGCCGCGGCAGTTCCAGCCGCGTGAGTACCCGGAGCTGCTGGCGCTGGGGGTGGGCCTCACGGACGTCGCGAAGCGGCATTCGGGTGTGGACGCGGCCCTGCCGGACGAGGCGTGGGCACCCACGGAGCTTCAGGAGAAGATCCGGACGTACGCGCCGCGGCTGGTGGCGTTCACCAGCAAGCGCGCGGCGAGCGAGGCGACGGGCGTGCCCACAGGACGCATTCCATACGGCCTGCAGGCAGGGTCGTTCGAGGGGGCGGAGCCGTGGGTGCTGCCTTCCCCCAGTCCGCTGGGGCACAATCACTTCCAGATCGGGCCGTGGGTGGCGCTCGGGGAGCGGTACCGGGCGCTCAGGGGTTCGTGA
- the plsY gene encoding glycerol-3-phosphate 1-O-acyltransferase PlsY, protein MTLTALAVLLAYLLGSLPVGALVARTRGIDIQKVGSGNPGATNVLRALGWGPGLLVAAFDIFKGALAVYLAHALGLSALTAALCGVAAVIGHNYSVFLRFRGGKGVATSFGTLAVIVPVVGLGAFVIAIFTMWLTRYVSAGSMVGAASAIVLAWILPFPLWLRGIVTFLALLLIWQHRQNVSRLHAGTESRLGQRVASPPAEKVLH, encoded by the coding sequence GTGACGCTCACCGCCCTCGCCGTACTGCTCGCCTACCTGCTCGGCTCGCTGCCTGTCGGCGCCCTCGTCGCCCGCACGCGCGGCATCGACATCCAGAAGGTCGGCAGCGGCAACCCCGGCGCCACCAACGTCCTGCGCGCCCTCGGGTGGGGCCCCGGCCTGCTCGTCGCCGCGTTCGACATCTTCAAGGGCGCCCTCGCCGTGTACCTCGCCCACGCGCTCGGCCTCAGCGCCCTCACCGCCGCGCTGTGCGGCGTCGCCGCCGTCATCGGGCACAACTACAGCGTGTTCCTGCGCTTCCGCGGCGGCAAGGGCGTCGCCACCAGCTTCGGCACGCTCGCCGTGATCGTCCCGGTCGTCGGCCTGGGCGCGTTCGTCATCGCGATCTTCACCATGTGGCTCACCCGCTACGTCTCCGCCGGCAGCATGGTCGGCGCGGCCAGCGCCATCGTGCTCGCGTGGATCCTGCCGTTCCCGCTGTGGCTGCGCGGCATCGTCACGTTCCTCGCGCTCCTGCTGATCTGGCAGCACCGCCAGAACGTCTCGCGGCTGCACGCCGGCACCGAAAGCCGGCTCGGGCAGCGCGTCGCGTCTCCGCCCGCCGAGAAGGTCCTCCATTAA